A single region of the Cucumis melo cultivar AY chromosome 3, USDA_Cmelo_AY_1.0, whole genome shotgun sequence genome encodes:
- the LOC103487985 gene encoding gamma carbonic anhydrase 1, mitochondrial, with amino-acid sequence MGTLGRAIYTVGFWIRETGQAIDRLGCRLQGRYFFQEQLSRHRTLMNVFDKAPVVDKDAFVAPSASIIGDVQVGRGSSIWYGCVLRGDVNSISVGSGTNIQDNSLVHVAKSNLSGKVLPTIIGDNVTIGHSAVIHGCTVEDEAFVGMGATLLDGVVVEKNAMVAAGALVRQNTKIPSGEVWGGNPAKFLRKLTDEEIAFISQSATNYLNLAQVHAAENAKSFDEIEFEKVLRKKFARRDEDYDSMLGIVRETPPELILPDNILPDKDPKPLQK; translated from the exons atggGAACTCTGGGCAGAGCTATTTACACCGTTGGATTTTGGATCCGCGAGACCGGTCAGGCAATCGATCGCCTTGGCTGCCGCCTCCAAGGAAGATATTTCTTCCAAGAACAGC TGTCTAGGCATCGCACTCTGATGAATGTATTTGATAAGGCTCCTGTTGTTGACAAGGATGCATTTGTAGCTCCAAGTGCATCCATTATTGGGGACGTTCAAGTTGGACGAGGATCTTCTATTTGGTATGGGTGCGTTTTGAGAG GTGATGTGAACAGCATCAGTGTGGGATCTGGAACCAACATACAGGACAACTCCCTTGTGCATGTGGCAAAATCTAATCTAAGTGGAAAGGTTTTACCGACTATCATTGGAGACAATGTCACCATAG GTCATAGTGCTGTAATACATGGCTGCACTGTTGAGGACGAGGCTTTTGTTGGTATGGGTGCAACATTGCTTGATGGCGTTGTTGTTGAGAAGAATGCCATGGTAGCTGCCGGAGCTCTTGTGAGGCAGAATACTAAGATCCCCTCTGGAGAG GTATGGGGAGGAAATCCAGCGAAATTCCTCCGAAAGCTCACTGACGAAGAGATAGCTTTCATATCTCAGTCTGCCACCAATTACTTGAACCTTGCACAGGTTCACGCAGCTGAAAATGCAAAGTCCTTTGACGAAATTGAATTTGAGAAGGTGCTCCGCAAGAAGTTTGCTCGCAGGGACGAGGATTATGACTCAATGCTTGGTATTGTTCGTGAAACACCTCCAGAACTCATCCTTCCCGACAACATCTTACCCGATAAAGATCCCAAGCCTTTGCAGAAATAA